A window of Streptomyces sp. DG1A-41 contains these coding sequences:
- a CDS encoding N-formylglutamate amidohydrolase has translation MTDDLRSFDVLPGAGHSPVILHVPHSAREIPPSVRAGIALGDDELARELDHITDAHTAQIAEAAAGAAGVVPWRFVNRLSRLVVDPERFPDEREEMRVVGMGAVYTRTTHGAVLRSEDIEAGPLVQRYFLPYARAMTRAVADRLAATGRAVIIDVHSYPRARLPYELHGEGPRPPVCLGTDSFHTPPGLLDAARQAFGETELDSPFSGAYVPLEFHGSDPRVEALMVEIRRDTYMTEPGGPAGPGLERLAAALARLVDAVSG, from the coding sequence GTGACCGACGACCTCCGGTCCTTCGACGTCCTGCCCGGCGCCGGGCACTCCCCCGTGATCCTGCATGTCCCGCATTCGGCGCGGGAGATACCGCCGTCCGTACGGGCGGGCATCGCGCTGGGCGACGACGAGCTCGCGCGGGAGCTGGACCACATCACCGACGCGCACACGGCTCAGATCGCCGAGGCGGCGGCCGGGGCGGCCGGCGTCGTCCCGTGGCGGTTCGTCAACCGGCTGTCGCGGCTCGTCGTCGACCCCGAGCGCTTCCCCGACGAACGGGAGGAGATGCGGGTCGTCGGCATGGGCGCGGTCTACACCCGGACCACGCACGGCGCCGTGCTGCGGTCCGAGGACATCGAGGCCGGGCCGCTCGTCCAGCGGTACTTCCTGCCGTACGCGCGGGCGATGACGCGGGCCGTGGCGGACCGGCTTGCGGCCACCGGGCGGGCCGTGATCATCGACGTGCACTCCTATCCCCGTGCCCGGCTGCCGTACGAGCTGCACGGGGAGGGGCCCCGGCCGCCGGTGTGTCTCGGCACCGACTCCTTCCACACGCCTCCCGGGCTGCTGGACGCCGCGCGGCAGGCGTTCGGGGAGACGGAGCTCGACAGCCCGTTCAGCGGGGCCTACGTGCCGCTGGAGTTCCACGGGAGCGACCCGCGGGTCGAGGCGCTCATGGTGGAGATCCGCCGGGACACCTACATGACCGAGCCGGGCGGCCCCGCCGGTCCCGGTCTCGAGCGGCTCGCCGCGGCGCTGGCCCGCCTGGTCGACGCCGTGTCCGGCTGA
- a CDS encoding NADP-dependent isocitrate dehydrogenase has translation MTDSTIIYTHTDEAPALATYSFLPVVQAYASQAGVAVETRDISLAGRIIALFPEYLTEDQRIPDALAELGELAKTPAANIIKLPNISASIPQLKAAIAELQGQGYALPDYPDDPKTDEEREIRARYDKVKGSAVNPVLREGNSDRRAPASVKNYAKSHPHRMGAWSADSKTDVATMGQNDFRSTEKSVVIAEDGALRIELVGDDGTTTVLRESVPVQKGEVVDASVMRVAALREFLTEQVAEAKAEGVLFSVHLKATMMKVSDPIVFGHVVRAFFPKTFAKYGDKLAAAGLTPNDGLGGIYKGLDALPEGAEIKASFDAELSEGPELAMVDSDKGITNLHVPSDVIIDASMPAMIRSSGHMWGPDGQEHDALAVIPDSSYAGVYQAVIEDCKANGAFDPSTMGTVPNVGLMAQKAEEYGSHDKTFEIATTGTVRLVDQNGTALIEQSVSAGDIFRACQTKDAPIRDWVKLAVTRARATGDPAVFWLDETRAHDANLIAKVEQYLPEHDTEGLDIRILNPVEATKLSVERIRRGENTISVTGNVLRDYLTDLFPILELGTSAKMLSVVPLMAGGGLFETGAGGSAPKHVQQLVKENYLRWDSLGEFFALVPSLEQFAKVTGNARAQVLADTLDRATATFLNEDKSPTRRVGGIDNRGSHFYLSLYWAQELARQTEDADLAKAFTPIAETLAANEQKIVDELIAAQGKPVDIGGYYQPDPAKAAEVMRPSATWNEALASLS, from the coding sequence TCGCTGGCCGGGCGCATCATCGCCCTGTTCCCCGAGTACCTGACCGAGGACCAGCGCATCCCGGACGCCCTCGCGGAGCTCGGCGAGCTGGCCAAGACCCCCGCCGCCAACATCATCAAGCTGCCGAACATCTCGGCGTCGATTCCGCAGCTCAAGGCCGCGATCGCCGAGCTCCAGGGCCAGGGCTACGCGCTGCCGGACTACCCGGACGACCCGAAGACCGACGAGGAGCGCGAGATCCGCGCCCGTTACGACAAGGTCAAGGGCTCCGCCGTGAACCCGGTCCTGCGTGAGGGCAACTCGGACCGCCGTGCCCCCGCGTCGGTCAAGAACTACGCCAAGTCCCACCCGCACCGCATGGGTGCCTGGTCCGCCGACTCCAAGACGGACGTGGCGACCATGGGCCAGAACGACTTCCGCTCCACCGAGAAGTCCGTGGTGATCGCCGAGGACGGCGCGCTGCGCATCGAGCTCGTCGGCGACGACGGCACCACCACCGTGCTGCGCGAGTCCGTACCCGTCCAGAAGGGCGAGGTCGTCGACGCCTCCGTGATGCGGGTCGCCGCGCTGCGCGAGTTCCTGACCGAGCAGGTCGCCGAGGCCAAGGCCGAAGGTGTGCTGTTCTCGGTGCACCTGAAGGCGACGATGATGAAGGTCTCCGACCCGATCGTCTTCGGCCACGTGGTGCGCGCCTTCTTCCCGAAGACGTTCGCGAAGTACGGCGACAAGCTCGCCGCGGCCGGCCTGACTCCGAACGACGGTCTGGGCGGCATCTACAAGGGCCTGGACGCCCTGCCCGAGGGCGCCGAGATCAAGGCCTCCTTCGACGCCGAGCTCAGCGAGGGCCCGGAGCTGGCGATGGTCGACTCCGACAAGGGCATCACCAACCTGCACGTGCCCTCCGACGTCATCATCGACGCCTCCATGCCGGCCATGATCCGCAGCTCCGGCCACATGTGGGGCCCGGACGGGCAGGAGCACGACGCCCTGGCGGTCATCCCGGACTCCTCCTACGCGGGCGTCTACCAGGCCGTGATCGAGGACTGCAAGGCCAACGGCGCCTTCGACCCGTCCACCATGGGCACGGTGCCGAACGTCGGCCTCATGGCGCAGAAGGCCGAGGAGTACGGCAGCCACGACAAGACCTTCGAGATCGCCACCACGGGCACGGTCCGCCTGGTCGACCAGAACGGCACCGCGCTCATCGAGCAGTCCGTCTCGGCCGGTGACATCTTCCGCGCCTGCCAGACCAAGGACGCGCCGATCAGGGACTGGGTGAAGCTGGCCGTCACCCGCGCCCGCGCCACCGGCGACCCGGCGGTGTTCTGGCTGGACGAGACCCGTGCGCATGACGCCAACCTGATCGCCAAGGTCGAGCAGTACCTGCCGGAGCACGACACCGAGGGCCTGGACATCCGGATCCTGAACCCGGTCGAGGCCACGAAGCTGTCGGTGGAGCGCATCCGCCGCGGCGAGAACACCATCTCCGTCACCGGCAACGTCCTGCGCGACTACCTGACCGACCTGTTCCCGATCCTGGAGCTGGGCACCAGCGCCAAGATGCTGTCGGTCGTCCCGCTGATGGCGGGTGGCGGCCTGTTCGAGACGGGTGCGGGCGGCTCGGCGCCGAAGCACGTGCAGCAGCTGGTCAAGGAGAACTACCTGCGCTGGGACTCCCTGGGTGAGTTCTTCGCCCTCGTGCCGTCCCTCGAGCAGTTCGCCAAGGTGACGGGCAACGCCCGCGCCCAGGTCCTGGCCGACACCCTCGACCGCGCCACGGCGACCTTCCTCAACGAGGACAAGTCCCCGACCCGGCGCGTCGGCGGCATCGACAACCGCGGCAGCCACTTCTACCTGTCCCTGTACTGGGCACAGGAGCTGGCCCGGCAGACCGAGGACGCGGACCTGGCGAAGGCCTTCACGCCGATCGCCGAGACGCTCGCCGCCAACGAGCAGAAGATCGTCGACGAGCTGATCGCCGCCCAGGGCAAGCCGGTCGACATCGGCGGCTACTACCAGCCCGACCCGGCGAAGGCCGCCGAGGTCATGCGTCCGTCCGCCACGTGGAACGAGGCGCTGGCGTCCCTGAGCTGA